A DNA window from Massilia putida contains the following coding sequences:
- the arsC gene encoding arsenate reductase (glutaredoxin) (This arsenate reductase requires both glutathione and glutaredoxin to convert arsenate to arsenite, after which the efflux transporter formed by ArsA and ArsB can extrude the arsenite from the cell, providing resistance.) — translation MDNALDVTIYHNPDCGTSRNLLALIRNAGIEPTVIEYLKNPPDRATLVDLIQRAGLQVRGAVREKGTPFLELGLDNPGTTDEQLIDAMLAHTILINRPFVVTPVGVRLCRPSEVVLDILPVPQRAAFSKEDGEAVVDEQGSRIK, via the coding sequence ATGGACAATGCACTGGACGTCACGATCTATCACAACCCCGATTGCGGCACCTCGCGCAACTTGCTGGCACTCATCCGCAATGCCGGCATCGAGCCAACCGTGATCGAATACCTGAAGAACCCGCCCGACCGCGCAACACTGGTGGACCTGATTCAGCGCGCAGGCCTGCAGGTTCGCGGCGCCGTACGCGAGAAAGGCACGCCATTCCTGGAGCTCGGCCTGGATAATCCAGGGACGACGGACGAGCAACTGATCGACGCGATGCTCGCGCATACGATTCTCATCAACAGGCCTTTTGTCGTCACGCCGGTTGGTGTCCGTCTGTGCCGTCCGTCGGAAGTCGTGCTGGACATCCTGCCTGTGCCTCAGCGTGCTGCGTTCTCGAAAGAGGACGGCGAAGCTGTCGTCGACGAACAAGGAAGCCGAATCAAATGA
- a CDS encoding arsenic transporter, translating to MLIAFLIFLITLTFVIWQPRGLGIGWSAAAGAAVALLAGVIHVSDIPTVWHIVWNATGAFVAVIIISLLLDKAGFFEWAALHVARWGGGSGRRLFVLLVLLGAAVAALFANDGAALILTPIVIAMLVALRFSPKATLAFVMAAGFIADTASLPLVVSNLVNIVSADYFNIGFARYAAVMVPVNLVSVAATLAALVWFFRKDIPADYDLAQLKRPEEAIHDRATFVTGWWVLGMLLVGFFWLDEAGIPISAVAAVGAVLLLAVAARGHRISTREVLRGAPWQVVVFSLGMYLVVYGLRNAGLTDYLTALLNRCAEHGVWGAALGTGFITAILSSIMNNMPTVLVGALAIDATTAQGVVREAMVYANVIGADLGPKITPIGSLATLLWLHVLSAKNIQISWGYYFRIGILLTLPILLVTLSALALRLS from the coding sequence ATTGGCTGGAGCGCCGCCGCGGGCGCAGCCGTGGCCCTGCTCGCGGGCGTCATCCACGTCAGCGACATCCCGACCGTCTGGCATATCGTCTGGAATGCCACCGGTGCGTTCGTGGCCGTCATCATCATCAGCCTCCTGCTCGACAAGGCAGGCTTCTTCGAGTGGGCTGCGCTGCACGTGGCGCGTTGGGGCGGCGGCAGCGGCCGGCGCCTGTTTGTGCTTCTTGTCTTGCTGGGCGCGGCCGTGGCCGCGCTGTTCGCCAACGATGGCGCGGCGCTGATCCTGACGCCCATCGTCATCGCCATGCTGGTCGCCTTGCGGTTTTCGCCGAAAGCCACGCTGGCCTTCGTAATGGCGGCCGGTTTCATCGCCGACACTGCCAGCCTGCCGCTGGTCGTGTCGAACCTCGTGAATATCGTCTCGGCCGACTATTTCAATATCGGCTTTGCGCGCTATGCCGCAGTGATGGTGCCAGTCAACCTGGTGTCGGTAGCTGCGACGCTTGCCGCGCTTGTCTGGTTCTTCCGAAAGGACATCCCCGCCGACTACGACCTGGCGCAGCTGAAACGCCCGGAGGAGGCCATCCACGACCGCGCCACCTTCGTCACCGGCTGGTGGGTGCTGGGCATGCTGCTCGTCGGTTTCTTCTGGCTTGACGAAGCCGGCATCCCGATCAGCGCCGTGGCCGCGGTTGGCGCAGTGCTGCTGCTGGCTGTCGCTGCGCGCGGGCACCGGATCTCGACCCGCGAGGTGCTGCGCGGCGCCCCATGGCAGGTCGTCGTGTTCTCGCTAGGGATGTACTTGGTGGTCTACGGACTGCGCAATGCCGGGTTGACGGACTACCTGACCGCCCTGCTCAACCGCTGCGCCGAGCATGGCGTGTGGGGCGCAGCGCTCGGCACCGGCTTCATCACTGCCATCCTGTCGTCGATCATGAATAATATGCCGACCGTGCTAGTGGGCGCGCTGGCAATCGACGCCACCACTGCACAGGGCGTTGTGCGCGAAGCGATGGTGTATGCAAACGTGATTGGCGCTGACCTCGGGCCAAAGATCACGCCCATCGGCAGCCTCGCCACGCTGTTGTGGCTGCACGTGCTGTCGGCAAAGAATATCCAGATCTCCTGGGGCTACTACTTCCGGATCGGTATCCTGCTGACCCTGCCGATCCTTCTGGTGACCCTGAGCGCGCTCGCCCTGCGCCTGAGCTGA
- the arsH gene encoding arsenical resistance protein ArsH, whose protein sequence is MSKIPNLPNIKPELLDQPTLEKLAPVGDLSHPPRILMLYGSLRERSFSRFLTEEAARILEQFGAEVKIFDPMELPMVGSVPETHPKVVELRELCLWSEGQVWCSPERHGAITAVMKNQIDWIPLEMGAVRPSQGRTLAVMQVCGGSQSFNVVNTLRLLGRWMRMFTIPNQSSVPMAYKEFDDEGRMRPSAYYDRVVDVMEELFKITLLMRGRTDYLTDRYSERNERALNAINRQIEKI, encoded by the coding sequence ATGAGCAAAATCCCGAATCTCCCCAATATCAAGCCGGAGCTGCTGGACCAGCCTACGCTCGAGAAGCTCGCCCCGGTTGGCGACCTGAGCCACCCTCCTCGCATCCTGATGCTATACGGCTCGCTGCGCGAACGCTCTTTCAGCCGCTTCCTGACCGAGGAGGCGGCGCGCATTCTGGAGCAATTCGGCGCAGAGGTGAAGATCTTCGATCCGATGGAACTACCGATGGTCGGCAGCGTACCCGAGACGCATCCGAAAGTGGTCGAGCTGCGCGAGCTGTGCCTGTGGTCTGAAGGCCAGGTCTGGTGCAGCCCCGAGCGCCATGGCGCGATCACCGCGGTGATGAAGAACCAGATCGACTGGATCCCGCTGGAGATGGGTGCGGTCCGGCCGAGCCAGGGCCGCACGCTGGCGGTGATGCAGGTCTGCGGCGGTTCGCAGTCCTTCAACGTAGTGAACACCCTGCGCCTGCTGGGGCGCTGGATGCGCATGTTCACGATCCCGAACCAGTCCTCGGTGCCGATGGCCTACAAGGAATTCGACGACGAAGGCCGCATGCGGCCGTCCGCATACTACGATCGCGTTGTCGACGTGATGGAGGAGCTCTTTAAAATCACGCTGCTGATGCGGGGCCGCACCGATTACCTGACGGACCGCTACAGCGAGCGGAACGAGCGTGCGCTCAACGCGATCAACCGCCAGATCGAAAAAATTTGA